A region of uncultured Desulfobacter sp. DNA encodes the following proteins:
- a CDS encoding transporter substrate-binding domain-containing protein, producing MNISPKKAACFLFLIILLWASGVNAANYLFVGSNFPVLSEELPDKSLGGISIDIVRIICKRLGHTPTFEMYPWARAQALVKTGEADVLLVPFKTPERETWMDFSEIPFFEDKSFFFIRPGSHTTWDGTFESIENLHIGKVRGWSLGEAFEKEKSQLTIDYAPNLDLCFLKLISGRVDLVPTQKREAYKAFQRLGLRENEYPTVILPELSVNYCYYGFSKQKQAVLKVFKAEFDQALIQMKKSGEIARLMKTYPPYY from the coding sequence ATGAATATATCCCCCAAAAAAGCAGCATGTTTCCTGTTTCTCATAATCCTGCTGTGGGCCTCTGGTGTGAACGCTGCAAACTATCTGTTCGTAGGCAGTAATTTCCCCGTTTTGTCCGAAGAACTGCCGGATAAAAGCCTTGGCGGCATCAGCATCGACATTGTCCGAATTATCTGCAAGCGCCTGGGCCATACCCCGACCTTTGAGATGTATCCCTGGGCCAGGGCCCAGGCTTTGGTCAAAACAGGCGAAGCAGATGTACTCCTTGTCCCTTTCAAAACCCCGGAAAGGGAGACATGGATGGACTTTTCAGAAATTCCTTTTTTTGAAGATAAATCATTTTTTTTTATCAGGCCCGGCAGCCATACTACATGGGATGGTACTTTTGAATCCATTGAAAATCTGCACATTGGGAAAGTCCGGGGATGGAGCCTGGGAGAAGCCTTTGAAAAGGAAAAGTCCCAATTGACCATTGATTATGCCCCAAACCTTGATCTTTGTTTTTTAAAACTGATCTCCGGACGGGTTGACCTTGTTCCCACCCAGAAAAGAGAAGCCTACAAAGCTTTTCAGCGCCTTGGTCTTCGTGAAAATGAGTATCCCACGGTTATTCTTCCGGAACTTTCAGTCAACTATTGTTACTACGGTTTTTCCAAACAGAAACAAGCTGTACTTAAAGTGTTCAAAGCTGAATTTGACCAGGCGCTTATACAGATGAAAAAATCCGGTGAAATAGCCAGGCTCATGAAAACGTATCCCCCATATTATTAA